The Pseudodesulfovibrio sp. S3 nucleotide sequence CAACGGCAGTTCGCTGATTTCATCAAAGAAGACGGTCCCGCCGTCAGCGACCTCCAGGATTCCCTTCTGCCCGCGTTGCGCCCCGGTGAATGCTTCGCGCTCATGGCCGAACAGTTCCTTGTCCATGAGTTCCGCCGTGAACGTGCCGCAGTTGATCGCCATGAAGCGCTCTTCGGACCGGGAACTGAGCACGTGCACGCCCTGGGCGATCAGCTCCTTTCCGGTGCCCGTCTCACCCTGAATGAGCACGTTGCAGCTCATGCCGGCGAGCTGCCTGACGGTTTTCTTGAGCCCCACAAGGGCGTCGCTCTGCCCGACCAGGGGAAAATCCTGCTTGCCCTTGGCGAGAACCTGCCTGAGGCGGAGCACTTCGACGGACAGGGCACGCTGCTCCAGGGCCTTGCGGACCTGCATCCTGAGCTCATCGAGATTGAAAGGCTTGGCAACGTAGGAGTGCGCCCCCTTCTGCATGGCCTGGACCGCTGTCTGCACCGAAGCGTACCCCGTGATGACGATGACCTGGACCGGCGGCCGCATCTCCTTGGCTCTTTCCAGAACCTGGAGGCCGTCGATACCCGGCATCATCAGGTCGGTCAGGATGAGGTCATAATCCTGCTTCTCGAGCTCCTGCAAGGCCTTGTCGCCCGAGCTCACGGCCGTGACCGCATACCCTTCCTTGGACAGGATGTGGATGAGGTTGTCACGAGCGATGGCCTCGTCGTCGACCACCAGTATTTTGGCCTGGGTCAGCATGTGGCGGCATCCTTTGCAAGGGGCAGGCGGATGAAAAACGTTGTCCCCTTGCCCGGGGAGCTTTCGACGCGGATGCTCCCCTGATGCTTTTCTATGATGCCGTAGACGATGTAGAGACCGAGTCCGGTCCCCTGCCCCACTTCCTTTGTCGAGAAAAACGGATCGAACACGCGATCAAGGATATCCTTGCTGATGCCGGTTCCCGTATCCATGACTGTGATCAGGGCGTGATCGCCTTCCCTGGCTGCGCCGATTGAAATGGCTCCTTCCTTCTGCTCCATGGCCTGGACGGCATTGATGATGAGATTGATGAAGGCCTCCTGCATCCGCTGATGGTCGACCTGGAGCTGAATGTCGCCGGGGATATCCGTGGTCACGGAAATGCCCGAAGGGACATGACTCGAGACGAGGCGCACGGCGGACTGCACGATGTGATCAAGCGGAAACGGCGCAGGGGAATATTCCCGTTCCCTGGAAAATTCCAGAAGCCCCTTGACGATGTCCCTGGCTCTCAGGGTTTCCTGCTTGATATTCTGCATCATCCTGTTCGCCAGTTCGTCCCTTGGCGCATCGTCCTCCATGAGGATTTGGCAGGAGGTGGAAATATTATTCAGGGGGTTGTTCAACTGGTGGGCGATGCCTGAGGCGAGCGTGCCTATGGAGGAAAGCTTCTGGGCCTGGACAAGCTGCTTCTGACGCTTGGCCAACTGCTCGACCATGGAATTCAGGGCAACAAAGACCTGCTGCACCTCGTCGTGCGCATTCTTGACGGGCAACGGCACAAAGGTACCGAGGGTGATGCGTTTGGTGGCGGCCTGCACCCGCCGCAGGGGATGGAGGATGCTTGACGAGACAAAGATCACCAGCATGAATATGACAGCGGCGATGGTGATCATGGACAGGACCAGCGTTGTTCGAAGCTTGTGGTTGATGGACAGGATGCTTGCCCTTTCAAACCGGGCAATGGCCCGCGAGTTTTCGACAAGCCGCTGCCCGGCCTCGCGAAGCGCACCCACCACCGCTTCCTGTTCGCTGCCGCCGACACCTGCCTTCTCGTTCCGAAGGATCGTCTCAAGCAACAAGCGATACTGTTTCAAATCCCCTTCGAGCGCTATCCCGCGCTGCTTGACCACGTCCTGTCGGAACTCGGAACTGAGTGAATACAAGAGGGCATCGGCATCATCGATATTCTTCATACCCTTGCTGAAGATCGTCTTGTCGCCGTAGAGAAAGAAGTTCTTTTCGCTCCGCCGGGTTTCAAGGATGAGATTGCTGAGATCGTCAGCACGTTCGACGACGAGAACATCCCGCTCCAGTTGTACGGTATTCGAGTAGGAAAGCAGGGCGATACAGCCGAAGCAGAGGGTGAAGATGGCGATGCCGAAGACGATTTTCTGCCTGATATTGAATTTGAGCATAGGTGGTGTCCAGTGTTTCGGGGAGGCATCAAGACCCCCGTACAAATCGTCAACATCGAAATCAAGTCGGCCACAGGCTATGCCTTGCTCTCCCAAAAGGCAACCGAAGGGGCGGCACAGCCGAAAAAACCCTGCTCGGAATCCTCACCCGCACGCGGATCAGGGAGGTGAAGCCCGGGGGAGGCGCGGGATGCGTTAAGAGCCGAAGCTAGTCGGCCCGGCCCTCGACGCTCTTTTCCAGCTTTTCAGC carries:
- a CDS encoding sigma-54 dependent transcriptional regulator — protein: MLTQAKILVVDDEAIARDNLIHILSKEGYAVTAVSSGDKALQELEKQDYDLILTDLMMPGIDGLQVLERAKEMRPPVQVIVITGYASVQTAVQAMQKGAHSYVAKPFNLDELRMQVRKALEQRALSVEVLRLRQVLAKGKQDFPLVGQSDALVGLKKTVRQLAGMSCNVLIQGETGTGKELIAQGVHVLSSRSEERFMAINCGTFTAELMDKELFGHEREAFTGAQRGQKGILEVADGGTVFFDEISELPLNMQVKLLRVLQERTFLRVGGTQEIPVDIRVIAAANCDLRQNVANGTFRQDLFYRLNVVTLSAPPLREHREDIPVLVGHFLEKHRTSDHALASISQEALDILMNYYFPGNVRELENIVQRALALARGSVFTPDLLPDEVRMAPREKPLQTLEEVERRHIEKVLRATGGNKTQAAIILGIDRVSLWRKLKRHSME
- a CDS encoding HAMP domain-containing sensor histidine kinase, which produces MLKFNIRQKIVFGIAIFTLCFGCIALLSYSNTVQLERDVLVVERADDLSNLILETRRSEKNFFLYGDKTIFSKGMKNIDDADALLYSLSSEFRQDVVKQRGIALEGDLKQYRLLLETILRNEKAGVGGSEQEAVVGALREAGQRLVENSRAIARFERASILSINHKLRTTLVLSMITIAAVIFMLVIFVSSSILHPLRRVQAATKRITLGTFVPLPVKNAHDEVQQVFVALNSMVEQLAKRQKQLVQAQKLSSIGTLASGIAHQLNNPLNNISTSCQILMEDDAPRDELANRMMQNIKQETLRARDIVKGLLEFSREREYSPAPFPLDHIVQSAVRLVSSHVPSGISVTTDIPGDIQLQVDHQRMQEAFINLIINAVQAMEQKEGAISIGAAREGDHALITVMDTGTGISKDILDRVFDPFFSTKEVGQGTGLGLYIVYGIIEKHQGSIRVESSPGKGTTFFIRLPLAKDAATC